CAGCACCACGGGATTTTACCTCTTTTATGTTGCTCACCATCTTTTCAAAAAGCTTCTCTTGTGTTGCAAGCGCAATTACAAATGTTCCGTCTTCAATCAGTGCTATTGTTCCATGCTTTAGCTCACCTGCTGCATATGCTTCTGAGTGAATGTACGAAATCTCTTTGAGTTTTAAAGATCCTTCCATTGCAACCGCAAAGTCCAAGCCTCTTCCCAAATAAAAGATGTCTTTTGCATTGAAATGCTCTGATGCATATTTTTGAATGTTCTCTTTGTGTGTCAGAACATACTCAACCTTTTCAGGAAGTCTCTTTATTTCATCTCTGATATTTGCAAACTCTTCATAGGAAATTGTTCCAAGCTTTGTCGCAAAGTCAAGCGCAATAAGATACAGGCATATTAGCTGTGTTGTATAAGCCTTGGTTGATGCAACCGCAATCTCTGGTCCTGCCCATGTATAAAGACAATCATCTACCTCTCTTGCAATTGACGATCCAACAACATTGACAATACCAAGCGTTCTTGAACCTCTTGCCTTTGCCTCTCTCATTGCAACAAGTGTGTCTATTGTCTCACCAGACTGGGAAATCACAATTGTTAATGTATTGTCATCTACGATTGGGTCTCTGTATCTGAACTCGCTTGCAATGTCAACCTCGACAGGAATTCTTGTAAGCTTTTCAATGACATGTTTTCCGACAATCCCCGCATGGTATGCTGTGCCACATGCAACAATAAATATTTTATTAAGCTTTTGTAAATCCTCTTTGGTAATCTTAATTCCATCAAGGTTCACTTCAAAACCACTGTCTGGAAGCCTTCCTGTCAAGGTATCTCTGATAGCCTTGGGCTGCTCCATTATCTCTTTTATCATAAAATGTTCATAGCCGCCCTTCTCTGCGCTTGATACATCCCATGTAACATGAAATACCTCTTTTTTAACTGGCTCTTTTTCAGTGTTTACAATCTCTACCTTATCCCTTGTCACAATGGCAATTTCATTTTCCTCAAGAATATAGGTATCTCTTGTGTACTCCAGAATAGCTGGGATATCTGATGCTATGAAGTTTTCATCCTGGCCCAGTCCCACAATTAATGGACTGTCTTTTCTTGCTGCAAGTATCATATCCGGTCTGTCAAGACAAAGAACACCAAGCGCATATGACCCCTGTATCTTTTCAAGGGTCTTTATAAATGCATCTAAAATGTCACCGTCATAGTAATATTCTATAAGATGAGCAACAACCTCTGTGTCTGTATCTGATGCAAAGGTGTAACCTTTCTTTATTAGAAATTCTTTCAGCTTCAAATAGTTCTCAATGATTCCGTTGTGAACAATTGCAATCTTGCCGTTTTGACTCACATGCGGGTGAGAATTTTCATCAGACGGCTCACCGTGTGTTGCCCACCTTGTATGACCAATCCCAACAAAACCTTCAATGGGATTTTGATTTAGCTTCTCTTCCAAAACGGTAAGCCTTCCTTTTGTCTTTACTATGTCAATCTTTGATTTATCTATATTGATAACTGCCACACCGGCAGAGTCGTATCCTCTGTACTCAAGTCTTTTAAGCCCAGAGAGCAAAATAGGAACACAGTTTTTTGTGCCAACATAGCCAACAATTCCGCACATTGTTTTTGTCCTCCTCTTGAGCTTTATATTTAATTTCCAAGCTGCTAATTTGTCCCAGCAAATACAAGGATATAAGCCTTTTTTTCTTTCTGCCTTTGTCCCAGAAGTTGCCTTCCGGGGTTTGTAGCAGAAAGTTACGAGGGAAAAAGGCAAAACCCCGCTGGGGCACCCGCCGAAAACCTCGATTCTCCCCAGTCCTCGTCAACCTCTGGAAAAAATGCGCAAAGGCAATAGCGCTATAATTTCCAGAGGTCCTGGCGCTTTTAAAAAGCCTTTTTTAAAAAGGCCTTTTTAACTTGGCTCAGAAACTTTTATTTTATGAAAGCCTTGATTCAATCAAGCTTGCAAGAGCTTCCGCATCTTTTTTAATCTCTTCATAGTCTTCACCTTCAATCATTACCCTGATTAAAGGCTCTGTGCCAGATGGTCTTATCAAAACCCTTCCTTTACCGTTTAGCTTTTCTTCAACCTTCTTGATTGCCTCTAAAATTACAGGATCTTTTGAATAAAGGTCTTTCTTGCCATTTTCAACCTTAGCGTTTACAAGCACCTGAGGATATACCTTCATGATCTTTGCAAGGTCAGAAAGCTT
The sequence above is drawn from the Caldicellulosiruptor bescii DSM 6725 genome and encodes:
- the glmS gene encoding glutamine--fructose-6-phosphate transaminase (isomerizing), whose product is MCGIVGYVGTKNCVPILLSGLKRLEYRGYDSAGVAVINIDKSKIDIVKTKGRLTVLEEKLNQNPIEGFVGIGHTRWATHGEPSDENSHPHVSQNGKIAIVHNGIIENYLKLKEFLIKKGYTFASDTDTEVVAHLIEYYYDGDILDAFIKTLEKIQGSYALGVLCLDRPDMILAARKDSPLIVGLGQDENFIASDIPAILEYTRDTYILEENEIAIVTRDKVEIVNTEKEPVKKEVFHVTWDVSSAEKGGYEHFMIKEIMEQPKAIRDTLTGRLPDSGFEVNLDGIKITKEDLQKLNKIFIVACGTAYHAGIVGKHVIEKLTRIPVEVDIASEFRYRDPIVDDNTLTIVISQSGETIDTLVAMREAKARGSRTLGIVNVVGSSIAREVDDCLYTWAGPEIAVASTKAYTTQLICLYLIALDFATKLGTISYEEFANIRDEIKRLPEKVEYVLTHKENIQKYASEHFNAKDIFYLGRGLDFAVAMEGSLKLKEISYIHSEAYAAGELKHGTIALIEDGTFVIALATQEKLFEKMVSNIKEVKSRGAVVLSVAQEGNTEIENVSDHVLYIPRTLDILAPVLTVVPLQLFAYYTAVQRGCDVDKPRNLAKSVTVE